From a region of the Nitrospira sp. genome:
- a CDS encoding RNA polymerase sigma factor has product MSQGVSAQVRERVEEIYREQSRQVLATLIRLLGDFDAAEEALHEAFTIAVEQWGRDGIPANPRAWLVSTGRFKAIDGMRRRARFDASLEDLARHLESATAEFDTESPDGPTVEDDRLRLIFTCCHPALTPEAQIAMTMREVCGLTTEEIARAFLTRPATIAQRIVRAKAKIRDARIPYEVPSRQDLPERLDAVLRVVYLVFNEGYSASSGDAVTRHDLSGEAIRLGRLLIELLPDPDALGLLAVMVLHDSRRAARTSPAGDLILMEHQDRSLWNQAQIAEGLALVERAFASRQVGPYAIQAAIAAVHAEAPDADSTDWVKIVDLYDLLMRAEPSAVVELNRAVAVAMRDGPAEGLRLVEAILARGELTNYHLAHATRADLCRQLGRVVEARLAYERALTLTQQEPEQRFLRGRLKELTG; this is encoded by the coding sequence ATGAGCCAGGGTGTCTCAGCTCAGGTACGCGAGCGTGTGGAGGAGATCTATCGCGAGCAGTCCCGCCAGGTCCTTGCCACGCTGATTCGTCTCCTCGGTGATTTCGACGCCGCCGAGGAAGCGCTCCATGAAGCCTTTACCATAGCGGTGGAACAATGGGGCCGAGACGGCATCCCCGCGAATCCCCGCGCCTGGCTCGTGTCCACCGGCCGCTTCAAAGCCATTGATGGCATGCGCCGCCGTGCCCGCTTTGACGCATCCTTGGAAGATCTCGCCCGTCACCTTGAATCCGCCACGGCCGAGTTCGATACCGAATCGCCTGATGGGCCAACGGTGGAGGACGACCGGCTGCGGTTGATCTTTACCTGTTGCCATCCCGCGCTGACTCCGGAGGCGCAAATCGCCATGACGATGCGGGAGGTCTGCGGGCTGACGACGGAAGAAATCGCGCGCGCGTTCCTGACAAGACCGGCGACCATTGCCCAACGGATCGTCCGGGCAAAAGCGAAGATCCGCGACGCTCGCATTCCGTATGAAGTCCCTTCCCGGCAGGATTTGCCTGAACGGTTGGATGCCGTGTTGCGCGTCGTCTATCTCGTGTTCAACGAAGGGTATTCGGCTTCGTCCGGGGACGCCGTCACCCGGCACGATCTATCCGGAGAGGCGATTCGTTTAGGAAGGTTGTTGATCGAACTACTTCCGGACCCGGATGCGCTGGGGCTGCTGGCTGTGATGGTGTTGCACGACTCACGGCGCGCGGCGCGCACCTCGCCTGCCGGGGATCTGATTCTCATGGAACACCAGGATCGCTCGCTGTGGAACCAAGCGCAAATTGCTGAAGGTCTGGCGTTGGTAGAACGGGCCTTCGCGTCACGGCAGGTCGGTCCTTATGCCATTCAGGCGGCCATCGCAGCCGTGCATGCCGAGGCGCCCGATGCCGACTCGACCGACTGGGTAAAGATTGTTGACCTCTATGATCTGCTGATGCGGGCTGAACCGTCTGCCGTGGTCGAGCTTAATCGGGCGGTTGCGGTGGCGATGCGAGATGGTCCCGCAGAAGGGTTGAGGCTCGTCGAGGCCATCCTTGCACGCGGGGAACTGACGAACTATCACTTGGCGCATGCAACCAGGGCCGACCTCTGCCGGCAACTGGGACGAGTGGTCGAGGCTCGACTCGCGTACGAGCGAGCCCTGACGCTCACGCAGCAGGAACCAGAACAGCGGTTTTTGAGGGGACGCCTGAAGGAGCTGACCGGCTGA
- a CDS encoding C39 family peptidase, with protein MSTNRAIGSVLALLLSASTGAMAATVEVTPGVGSRMLLQVWSMRELKIRSVILQKYDYSCGSAAIATLLTYHYGNPITEEVAFREMFDHGDQPKIQREGFSLLDMKRFLEAQGYRADGFEVSLDEVAKAGLPAIVLMVDNGYHHFVVIKGLRDNKVLLGDPAVGMRVVPRGDFEAAWPNRIVFVIHEAPARGEFNTARDWSVRPRSPLGQPVGADTLSSILLFRPGGKDF; from the coding sequence ATGTCGACCAACCGTGCCATTGGATCTGTGCTGGCCTTGCTGCTCTCCGCCTCTACCGGTGCGATGGCGGCCACGGTGGAGGTCACTCCAGGAGTCGGGAGTCGAATGTTGCTCCAAGTCTGGAGTATGCGCGAACTCAAAATCCGGTCTGTCATCCTCCAAAAATATGACTACAGCTGTGGCTCGGCCGCCATCGCCACCCTCCTGACCTATCACTATGGGAATCCCATCACTGAAGAAGTGGCGTTCCGCGAGATGTTCGACCACGGCGACCAGCCAAAAATTCAACGCGAAGGCTTTTCGCTCTTGGATATGAAGCGATTTTTAGAGGCACAGGGCTATCGCGCAGACGGATTTGAGGTCTCTCTGGACGAGGTGGCGAAGGCCGGTCTTCCGGCGATCGTGTTGATGGTGGATAACGGCTATCACCATTTTGTGGTGATCAAAGGCCTGCGGGACAATAAGGTCCTGCTCGGCGACCCGGCAGTCGGCATGCGGGTAGTGCCGCGCGGGGATTTCGAAGCCGCGTGGCCGAACCGCATCGTCTTTGTCATCCATGAGGCCCCGGCACGAGGCGAATTCAATACTGCCCGTGACTGGAGCGTCCGCCCGAGATCACCGCTCGGACAACCGGTCGGCGCCGATACTTTAAGCAGCATTCTGCTGTTTCGTCCCGGCGGGAAGGATTTCTAA
- a CDS encoding VOC family protein, which translates to MAKVTRKQATKTTKPTKMPASICWFEVPADNLARAKKFYGRLFGWTFAKIPAAIHDYWHIDTAGKDASPDGGLMPRMYPGQSITNYVAVPSVSRAAAKVQKLGGTVCKPKTEVPGMGYFAICEDTEGNVFALWEPLQRNA; encoded by the coding sequence ATGGCGAAGGTGACACGGAAGCAAGCGACCAAGACCACCAAGCCGACCAAGATGCCGGCCAGTATCTGCTGGTTTGAAGTGCCGGCCGACAATCTCGCGCGGGCCAAGAAATTCTATGGCCGACTGTTCGGCTGGACCTTTGCGAAGATTCCTGCCGCAATCCACGATTACTGGCACATCGACACCGCCGGGAAGGATGCCTCCCCGGATGGAGGACTGATGCCGCGCATGTATCCGGGGCAGAGTATCACTAATTACGTGGCGGTTCCTTCGGTCAGCCGGGCGGCGGCGAAGGTACAGAAACTCGGTGGGACGGTGTGCAAACCGAAAACCGAGGTGCCGGGCATGGGCTACTTCGCCATTTGCGAAGACACGGAAGGGAACGTGTTTGCGTTGTGGGAGCCGCTGCAACGCAACGCCTAG
- a CDS encoding SDR family oxidoreductase, which yields MNLNLNGLTALVTASTGGIGLEIARSLAGEGARVIINGRTSASVENVLTELRRARPTANLVGVAADNGTAEGCATTLSAWPQVDILVNNLGIYEAIGFFDETDDAWQKLFEVNIMSGVRLARQYLKGMLERGHGRVVFISSESGISPAPEMAHYSATKTMQLSIARSLAELTKGTHVTVNSVLPGPTRTEGVGTFIQDIFPDLTPAEAERRFIEQNRPTSLINRLIEPREIGDIVAFVCSARAAAINGSCIRAEGGLVRTIY from the coding sequence ATGAACCTGAACTTGAATGGTCTGACCGCTCTGGTCACCGCCTCAACCGGAGGCATCGGGTTGGAAATCGCCCGTTCCCTGGCCGGTGAAGGCGCGCGCGTCATCATCAACGGCCGCACCTCCGCCAGCGTCGAGAATGTGCTGACGGAACTCCGCCGTGCGCGACCCACCGCAAACCTGGTCGGCGTAGCGGCCGACAACGGCACCGCCGAGGGATGCGCCACAACCCTTTCGGCCTGGCCGCAGGTCGACATCCTGGTGAACAATCTTGGCATCTACGAAGCGATCGGATTTTTTGATGAAACAGATGACGCCTGGCAGAAGCTGTTTGAGGTGAATATCATGAGCGGCGTCCGGTTGGCACGGCAGTACCTCAAGGGCATGCTGGAACGCGGTCACGGGCGAGTCGTGTTTATTTCCAGCGAATCGGGCATTTCTCCCGCCCCGGAAATGGCTCACTACAGCGCCACGAAGACGATGCAGTTGAGCATCGCGCGATCGTTGGCCGAACTCACCAAAGGCACACATGTCACGGTGAATTCCGTCCTTCCCGGCCCCACGCGCACGGAAGGCGTCGGAACATTTATCCAGGATATTTTTCCCGACCTGACTCCGGCGGAAGCCGAACGCCGATTCATTGAGCAGAATCGTCCGACATCACTCATCAATCGGCTCATTGAACCACGGGAGATCGGCGACATCGTCGCCTTCGTCTGCAGCGCGCGCGCCGCAGCCATCAATGGCTCCTGTATCCGCGCCGAAGGGGGTCTCGTCCGCACGATCTATTGA